GAGGTATTGCTCGTATTTTAAGAGACAATCCTTCTTGCGCTCCTCAGCAAGTTCTTCTTCGGTGCGGTATTTAGAGTGATCGTCTGATGACGAGTGCGGTAAAAGCCGTACCACTTTAGCGTTGATAAGCACGGCGCCTTCACCATTGCGGCACCGTTCTACGGCTTCTTTTGCTACATCATACACTTCAAAAAAGTCTGTGCCATCAACATCGTAGCGGATAAGTCCTTCATAGCCTGCTGTGAGCTTATAGACTGACTGTCCTGCGGTTTGCTCACTAATCGGGACGGAAATTGCATAGCCATTATCTTCAATCAGGAAGAGCACTGGCAATTTTTCACGTGCTGCCCAGTTTATAGCTTCATGAAAATCACCTTGTGATGTTGTGCCCTCACCGCTGGAGACATAGACAATTTCACTTCTACCTTCAGCTTTGTTTTGTCGCTTACAGCCCATGGCGGTGCCCACCGCTTGCAAATACTGTGTGCCCGTTGGTGACGACTGTGAGACAATGCGCAATTTATCATTGCCAAAGTGCCCATACATCTGTCGCCCAGCTGTGCTCGGGGATTCTTCTTTGGCAAGGAATTCAAGCATGGCATCCTCAATTGTCATGCCCATCGTGAGGCAGTAGGCAAGATTGCGATAGTAAGGATACGACCAATCGGAAGCCGTTTTGAGATGAGCAGCTACGGCAATTTGCGCAGCTTCATGCCCAGATGTGCCAATATGGAACGACGCTTTGCCCTGCTTGAGCATTTTAAGGAGCTTATCATCAATACTTCGCGCCGTGAACATCAACTTGTAATAGCGCAGCAATTGCTCTTTACTAAGCTCGCTACTTGCTGACCTTTTCTTTTTTGTTTTTGAGGATGGTGTTTTGTCTGCAGATTTTTTTCTGGCAGCTTTGGATTCAATCATAACTTAGAACGTTCAAAGAAAGGTTGAAAGAGTTTGATTGCCTTTAGTCGGGGTGTCTAACTTCTGCACGCGCACCACATCGACCTTAAAAACCTGACCGAAGTATGTTGTAAAATACTCTTCGACTTGTTCAAGTGGCACTTCTCGTTGCAATATTTTTGTGAGTGAAGTTACCCCTTTGTCTGTAATTCCACAAGGCACAATACCTTCAAAGTAACTCAGATCCGTATTGACATTCAGCGCCAGCCCATGCATTGTCGTCCAACTTGAGAACTTGACGCCAATTGCGCAGATTTTTTCTTCACCAACCCAGACGCCTGTGTAATTTTTGTGCGGCTCGCTATGCTGCTTTCTTGCTGCTTCAATGCCAAATTCACGCAGCAGCAGTATCACCACT
This region of [Chlorobium] sp. 445 genomic DNA includes:
- a CDS encoding lipoyl(octanoyl) transferase translates to MRTVQLFSVGRIPYDEAYMLQKLVFEGVRKEELPDTILTVEHPHVYTIGKQSNPAHLLWDERRLREKGVAVFETDRGGEITYHGFGQFVAYPILNMNHFYKDAHRYLRELEEVVILLLREFGIEAARKQHSEPHKNYTGVWVGEEKICAIGVKFSSWTTMHGLALNVNTDLSYFEGIVPCGITDKGVTSLTKILQREVPLEQVEEYFTTYFGQVFKVDVVRVQKLDTPTKGNQTLSTFL